The nucleotide sequence GACCGGCTCCTTCAAGGACCGTGGCATGACCATGGCGGTGACCAAGGCCGTGGAAGAGGGCAGCAACGCCATCATCTGCGCCTCCACCGGCAACACCTCTGCTGCCGCGGCGGCCTATGCGGCGCGTGCCGGCATCACCGCGTTCGTGCTGATCCCGGAAGGCAAGATCGCCATGGGCAAGCTGGCCCAGGCGATGATGTACGGGGCCGTGATCATGCAGATCCGTGGCAACTTCGACGCCGGCATGCAACTGGTCAAAGATGTCGCTGGCGAAGCGCCGGTGACCATCGTCAACTCGGTCAACCCGTTCCGCCTGCAGGGCCAGAAGACCGCCGCGTTCGAGATCGTCGAAGAACTCAACCGCGCACCGGATTTCCACTGCCTGCCGGTCGGCAATGCCGGCAACATCACCGCACACTGGATGGGCTACAGCGAATACCAGCGTGCAGGTGTTGTGAACAGTGCGCCGAAGATGGTCGGTTACCAGGCTGCCGGCTCCGCGCCGTTCCTGCGTGGCGCGCCGGTGGACAACCCGGAAACCGTGGCCACCGCCATCCGTATCGGCAACCCGCAATCCTGGGACAAGGCCTGGGCGCTGCAGAAGGAATCCGGCGGCTGGTTCGATGAACTGACCGACGCCGACATCCTGGCGGCACAAAAACTGCTGGCGGAAAAAGAAGGCGTGTTCTGCGAGCCGGCGTCTGCGGCCTCCATCGGCGGCGCCATGCGCGACATCCAGAGCGGCAAGATTCCGGAAGGTTCCACCATCGTCTGCACCCTCACCGGCAACGGCCTGAAAGACCCGGACACTGCCATCGAGCAGTGCCAGGCGGCGAGAATGGTGACCATCGACGCGGCGCTGGATTCCGTTAAAAAAGCGATCCTCTCGCACATGTAACACCCGCCCTTACACCGCCGGCTTTGCCGGCGGTGTTGCGTTAGCCAGATGAGATGTAGGCATGCGCCCGATGACCGACGTGGATACGGTATTTCAGAGCTATGGCCGTTGCTGTAACCACGAATCTTTTTTCGAAGATTTCTATCGTATTTTTATCAACCGTTCCGACGCCGTGCGTGCCATGTTCGTCAATACCGACATGGCCGAACAGCGCCGCTTGTTACGCGCCGGCATTTCCTGGCTGGTGATGCATGCACGCGGTGCGCCCGGCGGCAAATTGCGTGATCTCGGCAAGACCCACAACCGTGATGGCTACAACGTGCCACCGGCCCTGTACGAAGTCTGGGTGGACGCCTTGATGGACACCGTGAAACTGCATGATCCGCAGTACAGCACCGAACTGGACCGTCAGTGGCGTGCGGTGCTCAAGCCGGGTATTGACTTGATCCGCGACGCTTACTGAAGGCGTCGCATGACCCGCCTGCGCGTTATTCTTCTCACAGAGGTTTAACAATACAGCCGTTTACAATCATTTTCCCCCGGCCTAGCCTGTCTGGTGACCGAATGGATCGGGGACAGGCACATGACGGATCATCTTGCGCGCACGCTGGGCATTACCGCTCTGCTGGCGTGCTGTGGTGTGGTACAGGCAGCACCGTTGCTCAGTGGTGGTGTCTGGATGAACTACCGCTACATTACGGATTCCGATTTTCAGGGCGTCGGTGTCTCCGACGACTTCGACCGCAAAACCGGGGGTACGCTGGGTGACCCCGCGCTGATCCTGTACGCCAACGACCAGGGCCAGTA is from Isoalcanivorax pacificus W11-5 and encodes:
- the thrC gene encoding threonine synthase codes for the protein MPFRERYTGLINRYRDHLPVSDDTPVISLGEGNTPLIRLKNIPRMLGKDVDIYVKYEGLNPTGSFKDRGMTMAVTKAVEEGSNAIICASTGNTSAAAAAYAARAGITAFVLIPEGKIAMGKLAQAMMYGAVIMQIRGNFDAGMQLVKDVAGEAPVTIVNSVNPFRLQGQKTAAFEIVEELNRAPDFHCLPVGNAGNITAHWMGYSEYQRAGVVNSAPKMVGYQAAGSAPFLRGAPVDNPETVATAIRIGNPQSWDKAWALQKESGGWFDELTDADILAAQKLLAEKEGVFCEPASAASIGGAMRDIQSGKIPEGSTIVCTLTGNGLKDPDTAIEQCQAARMVTIDAALDSVKKAILSHM
- a CDS encoding globin, with amino-acid sequence MRPMTDVDTVFQSYGRCCNHESFFEDFYRIFINRSDAVRAMFVNTDMAEQRRLLRAGISWLVMHARGAPGGKLRDLGKTHNRDGYNVPPALYEVWVDALMDTVKLHDPQYSTELDRQWRAVLKPGIDLIRDAY